AGATCATAGTTCCCGCTGATATTCGGCGCCATGTCGGAAAGAACAACATCGGCATCTCCGCCTAGAGAATCTATTATCCTTGCACGCGTCTCCTTGTCTGTTATGTCTCCGCGTAGAATAATTGCGCCCTCAAGTTTTTTTATTGACGATATATCGACACCTATTACTCTTCCCTTTTCTCCAGCTATTTCCAGCTCAACCTGGAGCCATCCCCCCGGCGCGGCTCCGAGGTCAAGGCACCGCATGCCTTCGAACATTATGCTGAATTTAGCCTGAAGCTGCAGCAGCTTATACGCGGCTCTGCTTCGGTAGTTTTCTTTCTTGGCCTTAAGGTAGTATGTATCCCTTTTCCTCTCCCTCATCCAGCGCTTTCCCAAAGCTCAGATCACCGTTCCACGAAACTTACCCACTTATTCCGTTGGATGTGGTGTTCATTTCCTGAATCACAGGCGGGCACTGAGCACACGGCTCTGTAACCTCCCGCCTCAAACAGGCGTTTAAACTCTCCG
The genomic region above belongs to Candidatus Sysuiplasma jiujiangense and contains:
- a CDS encoding RlmE family RNA methyltransferase, coding for MGKRWMRERKRDTYYLKAKKENYRSRAAYKLLQLQAKFSIMFEGMRCLDLGAAPGGWLQVELEIAGEKGRVIGVDISSIKKLEGAIILRGDITDKETRARIIDSLGGDADVVLSDMAPNISGNYDLDHEKSVELVNAALEVAEDALVAGGTFAAKMFEGRRSREVIERISERFENVRTSKPAASRKQSSETYIVARGFRSQARN